The following proteins are co-located in the Maridesulfovibrio sp. genome:
- the zupT gene encoding zinc transporter ZupT — MFTESVLFAFGLTAFAGLSTGIGSALAFFAKRTNPRFLSLSLGFSAGVMIYVSFMEIMVKAKVALQADMGMVAGTWAAVIAFFGGIALIALIDKLVPSYENPHEMHRIEDMTPNGLEKSGGLESEHGKRKLFRMGTMAALAIGIHNFPEGLATFTAALSDPSLGIAIAVAIAIHNIPEGIAVSVPIYYATGDKKKAFIYSFLSGLAEPIGALVGYMLLMPFMSETVFGIIFAGVAGIMVFISLDELLPAAEEYGEHHLSIYGLVSGMAVMAVSLLLFL; from the coding sequence ATGTTTACAGAAAGTGTGTTATTTGCTTTTGGGCTGACTGCATTTGCCGGACTTTCCACAGGTATCGGTTCTGCATTGGCCTTTTTCGCCAAGCGTACCAATCCGCGCTTTCTTTCCCTGTCGCTAGGTTTCTCCGCCGGGGTGATGATTTACGTTTCCTTTATGGAAATCATGGTTAAAGCCAAAGTAGCCTTGCAGGCCGATATGGGTATGGTCGCGGGAACATGGGCCGCAGTTATCGCTTTCTTCGGCGGTATCGCTCTAATTGCCCTGATCGATAAACTCGTGCCGTCCTACGAGAACCCGCACGAGATGCATCGCATTGAGGATATGACCCCGAATGGTCTCGAAAAGAGCGGGGGATTGGAGAGCGAACATGGTAAGCGGAAGCTGTTTCGTATGGGTACTATGGCTGCTCTTGCAATCGGCATCCATAACTTCCCCGAAGGACTTGCTACATTTACTGCAGCGCTCAGTGATCCCAGTCTGGGTATTGCTATTGCTGTAGCTATTGCTATCCATAACATTCCGGAAGGTATCGCGGTTTCAGTTCCAATCTATTACGCCACCGGGGATAAGAAGAAGGCTTTTATTTATTCATTCCTGTCCGGTCTGGCCGAGCCTATCGGTGCTTTGGTCGGCTATATGTTACTTATGCCGTTTATGTCCGAGACCGTATTCGGGATAATCTTTGCCGGAGTTGCCGGGATTATGGTGTTTATTTCCCTTGATGAATTATTGCCTGCTGCCGAGGAATACGGTGAGCACCATCTCTCAATTTACGGGCTGGTCAGCGGTATGGCGGTGATGGCTGTATCGTTGCTGCTGTTCTTGTAA
- a CDS encoding PilZ domain-containing protein gives MNQSNNQVIIYTDNPEPYTNSNLSKYINMEFCSCPNQFCHALLGKKYSGLVLDVRKVMQTPCCDRNRILSVSSGIPTIRTLEKYKRPVFLDDHENFICDCLTRKTSTSGPACPINVYLAAEISMEDDPAMAQRIHGTIHHLSEEGCSFHTNDDLKSNDFLYLKIPSLNNRLPIFCGLYVENCAHRCSCGFRVKFIDIKEDQKKEISAIITDIGVLPNT, from the coding sequence ATGAATCAATCAAATAATCAGGTCATAATCTACACAGACAACCCAGAACCATATACAAATTCCAACCTGTCTAAATACATTAATATGGAGTTCTGCTCCTGCCCGAATCAATTCTGCCATGCCCTGCTGGGAAAAAAATATTCCGGGCTGGTACTTGATGTCCGCAAAGTGATGCAAACTCCCTGCTGCGATAGAAACCGGATACTAAGCGTTTCGTCCGGAATCCCGACAATACGCACTCTTGAAAAATACAAACGCCCGGTATTTCTGGACGATCATGAAAACTTCATCTGCGACTGCCTGACCCGCAAAACATCTACTTCAGGCCCAGCATGCCCGATCAATGTTTACCTTGCAGCAGAAATAAGCATGGAAGATGATCCGGCCATGGCCCAGAGGATCCATGGAACAATCCACCATCTTTCCGAGGAAGGATGTTCATTCCACACTAATGACGATCTTAAAAGCAACGACTTTCTATATTTGAAAATACCATCGCTAAATAACAGACTGCCCATATTTTGCGGTCTTTACGTTGAAAATTGTGCTCACCGTTGTTCCTGCGGTTTCAGAGTGAAATTTATAGATATAAAAGAGGATCAGAAGAAAGAAATAAGTGCCATCATTACAGATATCGGAGTACTTCCTAATACGTAG
- a CDS encoding TraR/DksA C4-type zinc finger protein, protein MNDKQKEELRNKIKTEIKSLIKQVKELEETVEPVKPDAAIGRLSRLDTMLNQGINKSSIAQSRQRILNLEDALNRLEKDSFFGECEECGEDIPLARLLTLPESRYCVYCAEHLEE, encoded by the coding sequence ATGAATGATAAACAAAAAGAAGAACTTAGAAATAAAATTAAAACTGAAATTAAGAGCCTGATCAAACAGGTAAAAGAGTTGGAAGAAACAGTGGAACCGGTCAAACCAGACGCGGCTATAGGCAGGCTTTCCCGCCTTGATACCATGCTCAATCAAGGTATCAACAAGTCGTCGATTGCCCAGTCCCGGCAGCGCATTTTAAATCTTGAGGATGCGCTGAATCGTTTGGAAAAAGATTCATTCTTTGGTGAGTGTGAAGAGTGCGGCGAGGATATTCCCCTTGCCCGGTTACTGACTCTTCCGGAAAGCAGGTATTGCGTATACTGCGCAGAACATCTTGAGGAGTAG
- a CDS encoding methyl-accepting chemotaxis protein — translation MKVKSINSVVAVIVFVLIALTISIGVWWVADSTYQAVFKEQKNAMQSMVDQSAKALELYMGQTSDVVRIMAKGEPAKEALESGNTGPIDGLLKSLIDSSSDYWAAFLFDKNGKVVAGYNAKGSSMAGADRSSRGYVKKVLSGTEFYIQNEILISKSGGGILIFAIAHAVRDSSGKVVGGIGVFPKWERYTKSFIDPFRVGKDGYSFMLDSTGRVIAHAINKKLYLEDISKYDFTQTVLSKKEGGIAYEWEGRQKFMVFKTMPVTGWAIVVSAYEDDLTAAATHQRNVLLEGGFVVIILLSGIMVFILKKLVLRPVDNILEFSTEIAEGNLRAELKGTYRYEFEILAGKISTMVEELKNKLGFSDGVLNGLTAPCAIVDPNGDILWANKLICDFIAIGKQPDQVKGIPAGDFFYGDPSRKTMAQDAMKTGTMIEKEIEYTTHKGDLKYVLISTTPFHDMDGRMLGSVTMWIDMTEIRQQALAIEKQNERITIAAADAEQISQSLSSAAEELSAQIEQSNRGAQEQRDRVAETSTAMEEMNATVLEVAQNAGLAAEDADAARDKAQNGSKLVQQMIESADGVRKQADELKDSMEQLGVEAKEIGNVLSVINDIADQTNLLALNAAIEAARAGEAGRGFAVVADEVRKLAENTMSATGEVGNAISKIQNMTRQNISATEDAADSAQRSSELANESGQTLAEIVKLVVNASDQVRAIATAAEEQSATSEEINRATEDISRISLETSQVMSESAKAVQDVAGMASELNRVIEDIQPDK, via the coding sequence ATGAAGGTTAAGAGTATTAATTCAGTTGTCGCTGTCATTGTATTTGTCCTTATAGCCTTAACTATTTCCATCGGGGTCTGGTGGGTTGCGGACAGTACTTATCAAGCTGTTTTTAAAGAACAGAAAAATGCCATGCAAAGCATGGTTGACCAATCTGCAAAAGCCCTAGAACTTTATATGGGACAGACTTCTGATGTTGTCAGGATCATGGCTAAAGGTGAACCAGCAAAAGAAGCGCTCGAGTCGGGCAATACCGGTCCCATCGACGGACTCCTGAAATCGTTGATTGATTCTTCCAGTGATTATTGGGCAGCCTTCTTATTTGATAAAAACGGTAAAGTTGTCGCTGGATATAATGCAAAAGGCAGTAGTATGGCCGGGGCAGACCGTTCCTCTCGCGGATATGTTAAGAAGGTTCTTTCCGGTACAGAGTTTTATATTCAGAATGAAATTCTCATCTCTAAAAGTGGTGGCGGAATATTAATTTTTGCTATCGCTCATGCTGTACGTGATTCATCTGGTAAAGTTGTCGGCGGAATAGGCGTTTTCCCCAAGTGGGAACGGTATACCAAAAGTTTTATCGATCCGTTCAGAGTGGGCAAAGACGGCTATAGTTTTATGCTGGATAGTACAGGCCGCGTTATTGCTCATGCGATAAATAAAAAGTTGTATCTTGAGGACATTTCTAAATACGATTTTACCCAGACTGTTCTTTCCAAGAAGGAAGGAGGCATTGCCTATGAATGGGAAGGCCGTCAAAAATTTATGGTTTTCAAAACTATGCCCGTCACAGGGTGGGCCATTGTGGTCAGTGCCTATGAGGACGACCTGACAGCTGCAGCAACTCATCAGCGCAATGTCCTGCTTGAAGGCGGTTTTGTTGTAATTATACTGCTTAGCGGAATAATGGTCTTTATTCTTAAAAAGTTGGTGCTCAGGCCTGTTGACAATATTCTTGAGTTTTCAACTGAAATTGCAGAAGGCAACCTTAGAGCTGAGTTGAAGGGAACCTATCGGTATGAATTTGAAATTCTTGCAGGCAAGATTAGTACCATGGTTGAAGAGCTTAAAAATAAACTCGGTTTTTCAGATGGTGTGCTTAACGGTTTGACCGCTCCGTGTGCTATTGTGGATCCTAATGGTGATATCCTTTGGGCCAACAAGCTTATTTGTGATTTTATTGCAATTGGCAAGCAACCGGACCAGGTGAAAGGGATTCCCGCCGGGGATTTCTTTTATGGGGATCCTTCCAGAAAAACAATGGCTCAAGATGCCATGAAAACTGGAACCATGATTGAAAAGGAAATAGAGTATACCACCCATAAGGGTGATCTGAAATATGTTCTTATTTCGACCACTCCTTTTCATGATATGGATGGCCGGATGCTTGGTTCTGTAACCATGTGGATCGATATGACTGAAATCAGGCAGCAGGCCCTTGCAATCGAGAAACAGAACGAGCGCATAACCATTGCTGCCGCTGATGCGGAGCAGATTTCGCAATCCCTTTCCAGTGCAGCAGAAGAGCTTTCCGCCCAGATTGAGCAGTCCAACCGTGGCGCTCAGGAGCAGCGAGACCGTGTGGCTGAGACTTCAACCGCCATGGAAGAAATGAATGCCACCGTGCTTGAGGTTGCTCAGAATGCAGGTCTTGCAGCGGAAGATGCAGATGCTGCCCGTGACAAGGCTCAGAATGGTTCGAAGTTGGTGCAGCAGATGATTGAGTCTGCTGACGGCGTGCGCAAACAGGCTGATGAATTGAAAGATTCCATGGAGCAGCTTGGTGTTGAAGCTAAGGAAATTGGTAACGTGCTGAGTGTTATCAATGATATCGCGGACCAGACCAACCTCTTGGCTCTGAATGCTGCTATTGAGGCTGCCCGTGCAGGGGAGGCAGGTCGCGGATTTGCTGTCGTAGCCGATGAAGTACGCAAGTTGGCAGAAAATACCATGTCTGCCACCGGAGAAGTCGGTAATGCCATATCCAAGATCCAGAACATGACCAGGCAGAATATCTCTGCGACTGAGGATGCCGCTGATTCTGCGCAGCGCAGCAGCGAACTGGCCAATGAATCTGGTCAAACCTTGGCTGAAATCGTTAAACTGGTTGTAAATGCTTCTGATCAGGTTCGGGCCATCGCCACAGCTGCTGAAGAACAGTCTGCAACCAGTGAAGAAATCAACCGGGCCACTGAGGATATCAGCAGGATCTCCCTTGAAACTTCACAGGTAATGAGTGAATCAGCCAAAGCTGTTCAGGATGTTGCCGGAATGGCTTCAGAGCTGAATAGAGTTATCGAGGACATCCAGCCTGACAAATAA
- the ettA gene encoding energy-dependent translational throttle protein EttA, whose product MSNEPDKIIYSMVRVSKFYEKKPILKDISLSYFYGAKIGVLGLNGSGKSSLLKILAGVDDSFEGETHISPGFTIGYLEQEPLVDETRTVREVVEEGAAEVVALVNEFNEINAQFAEPMEPEEMDALLDRQAKVQEQMDNCGAWDLDSRLEMAMDALRCPPGDTPVSVISGGEKRRVALCRLLLQEPDILLLDEPTNHLDAESVAWLERHLQNYAGTIIAVTHDRYFLDNVAGWILELDRGRGIPWKGNYSSWLEQKEKRLSNEAKSDEKRRKTLARELEWIRMSPKGRRSKSKARISAYESLANQQSDEYSRDLELYIPPGPRLGKQVIELKGVHKQAGDKLLLENTSFMIPAGAIVGIIGPNGAGKTTMFKMISGQEQPDQGEIIIGETVQVTHVDQHRDALDPEKSVYEVISGGNEFVKLGDREINARAYVGKFNLTGSEQQKKCKVLSGGERNRVHLALMLQEGGNVLLLDEPTNDLDVNTMRALEEGLNNFGGCVLVISHDRWFLDRIATHILAFEGDSSVYYYEGSYSEYEEDRKKRLGKDADQPHRIKYRKLTR is encoded by the coding sequence ATGAGCAACGAACCTGATAAGATCATATATTCAATGGTCCGGGTAAGTAAATTTTACGAAAAGAAACCCATCCTGAAAGATATCTCCCTTTCATACTTTTACGGAGCAAAAATCGGTGTACTGGGCCTGAACGGTTCCGGTAAAAGTTCGCTCCTGAAAATTCTGGCCGGGGTCGATGACAGCTTTGAAGGAGAAACACATATTTCTCCCGGCTTCACCATCGGTTACCTCGAACAGGAACCGCTGGTAGATGAAACTCGTACTGTTCGTGAAGTAGTTGAAGAAGGCGCTGCAGAAGTAGTGGCGCTCGTTAATGAATTCAATGAAATTAACGCACAGTTTGCTGAGCCCATGGAACCGGAAGAAATGGACGCCCTGCTTGATCGTCAGGCCAAGGTTCAGGAACAGATGGACAATTGCGGGGCATGGGACCTCGACTCCCGGCTTGAGATGGCCATGGATGCCCTGCGCTGCCCTCCCGGAGACACTCCGGTTTCCGTAATCTCCGGTGGAGAAAAACGCCGCGTGGCCCTTTGCCGCCTGCTGCTTCAGGAGCCGGACATCCTGCTTCTTGACGAACCCACCAACCACCTTGATGCTGAATCTGTTGCATGGCTGGAAAGACACCTCCAGAACTACGCTGGAACCATTATCGCCGTAACCCATGACCGTTACTTCCTCGACAATGTCGCCGGATGGATTCTGGAACTGGACCGCGGCCGTGGTATTCCTTGGAAAGGCAACTATTCCTCTTGGCTTGAACAGAAAGAAAAACGTCTGTCCAACGAAGCCAAATCCGATGAAAAACGCCGCAAGACACTTGCACGCGAACTGGAATGGATTCGCATGTCTCCCAAAGGCAGACGATCCAAGAGCAAGGCCCGTATCAGCGCATACGAATCCCTTGCCAACCAGCAGAGCGATGAATATTCACGTGACCTGGAACTCTACATCCCGCCGGGACCGCGCCTCGGTAAACAGGTTATCGAGCTTAAAGGTGTACACAAGCAGGCTGGAGACAAGCTGCTTCTTGAAAACACCAGCTTCATGATCCCCGCAGGTGCAATTGTCGGTATCATCGGACCCAACGGTGCCGGTAAAACCACCATGTTCAAAATGATCAGCGGACAGGAGCAGCCGGATCAGGGTGAAATAATCATAGGGGAAACCGTACAGGTTACCCACGTTGACCAGCACCGCGATGCCCTTGATCCTGAAAAATCAGTCTACGAAGTAATTTCCGGCGGCAACGAATTCGTTAAGCTGGGTGACAGGGAAATCAACGCCCGTGCCTATGTCGGCAAGTTCAACCTTACCGGGTCAGAACAGCAGAAAAAATGCAAAGTCCTTTCAGGTGGGGAACGTAACCGCGTCCACCTCGCGCTCATGCTTCAGGAAGGCGGAAACGTACTCCTGCTTGACGAACCGACCAACGACCTTGACGTAAACACCATGCGCGCACTCGAAGAAGGCTTGAACAACTTCGGCGGATGCGTACTGGTTATTTCTCACGACCGCTGGTTCCTTGACCGTATAGCGACCCACATTCTCGCCTTTGAAGGCGACTCTTCTGTATACTATTACGAAGGTTCCTACTCTGAGTATGAGGAAGACCGCAAAAAAAGACTGGGCAAAGATGCAGACCAGCCTCACCGCATTAAATACAGAAAACTTACCAGATAA
- a CDS encoding cation:proton antiporter, with the protein MGIASDLVILIVAGMLGGFVARMLRQPLLLGYIVAGVLVGPHTGGITVSGVHEIELLAEIGVALLLFTLGIEFSIKELKPVRHVALIGTPLQIILTMAFGWGTGQLMGWDSHLSMWFGAFIALSSTMVVLKTLESKGLVGTLSSRVMLGMLVVQDIAIVPMLIIMPQLGSDSFGLQALGLAGIKTVLFLVSMFMLGSRVIPGFMRIVASWNSREMFMLSCSAIGLGIGYATHMLGLSFAFGAFVAGMVLSESRYAYQALSDILPLRDIFSLIFFASVGMLIDPFYVWENIGTILILAVAILAGKGLIFGSVARLFNYRNVIPLALGLGMFQVGELSFLLLQQGAESGSFPKEYFPLFMGVGIVTMLLTPIMASCTGPLYSMLQSRRKSDPLQTINLPESELDGHVVILGYGRFGSYVADSLREIDIPHVVVELNANKVELAAEDGRAVIYGDAGQEIVLEAARVSHARMVLLTIPSVRGSSSVLQKVHHLAPQCPIVALSRNPEHLEVLNELGAHHIIMPEFETGLEMVRQTLFNFCLPAVEIQNVMDSMRRERYTTDVERNYPKSAQLFRLSKAAESLNLSWVEVSEHAEIMGRSLAGSKIRTVTGVSVAGVLRDDHFIQNPDGSFQFEQGDIVGVLGGRKNIERFRSLASEPGDLEKEV; encoded by the coding sequence GTGGGAATCGCTTCTGATCTGGTTATTCTTATTGTTGCGGGTATGCTGGGCGGATTTGTTGCCCGCATGCTGCGTCAGCCCCTTTTGCTGGGCTATATTGTTGCCGGGGTTCTGGTTGGTCCTCATACTGGGGGGATTACTGTTTCCGGCGTGCATGAAATTGAATTGTTGGCTGAAATCGGGGTTGCCCTGCTTTTGTTCACTTTGGGTATCGAATTTTCCATCAAGGAACTCAAACCGGTACGTCATGTGGCATTAATCGGGACTCCCCTGCAGATAATTCTGACTATGGCTTTCGGATGGGGAACCGGGCAACTTATGGGCTGGGACTCGCATTTATCAATGTGGTTCGGGGCATTTATTGCCCTTTCCAGTACTATGGTTGTGCTCAAAACCCTTGAAAGCAAAGGACTGGTAGGCACTCTCTCCAGCAGGGTAATGCTCGGCATGCTGGTGGTGCAGGATATAGCCATTGTTCCCATGCTGATTATCATGCCCCAGCTTGGCTCAGACTCATTCGGGTTGCAGGCTTTGGGGCTGGCCGGAATCAAGACCGTGCTATTCCTTGTGTCCATGTTCATGCTCGGTTCGCGGGTTATTCCGGGATTTATGCGCATCGTGGCCAGTTGGAATTCACGGGAAATGTTCATGCTTTCCTGTAGTGCTATCGGCCTTGGAATTGGCTATGCCACCCATATGCTTGGTCTGTCGTTTGCCTTCGGGGCATTTGTGGCCGGGATGGTACTTAGTGAATCGCGCTATGCCTATCAGGCTTTAAGCGACATATTGCCTCTGCGTGATATTTTCAGTCTTATCTTTTTCGCTTCAGTGGGTATGTTAATTGATCCATTTTATGTGTGGGAAAATATCGGAACCATCCTGATTCTGGCCGTCGCCATACTTGCGGGTAAAGGCTTGATCTTCGGATCCGTGGCTCGTCTTTTCAACTATCGAAACGTTATTCCATTGGCCTTGGGCTTAGGCATGTTTCAAGTTGGTGAGCTTTCTTTTCTGCTTTTGCAGCAGGGAGCTGAGTCCGGATCTTTCCCCAAGGAGTATTTTCCGCTCTTCATGGGTGTGGGGATCGTAACCATGTTGCTGACTCCGATTATGGCCTCTTGCACCGGGCCGCTTTATTCAATGCTCCAGAGCCGTCGCAAAAGCGATCCTTTGCAGACCATCAACCTTCCGGAAAGTGAACTGGACGGGCATGTTGTTATTCTCGGATATGGTCGTTTCGGATCATATGTTGCGGATTCGCTGCGGGAGATTGATATTCCGCACGTGGTGGTGGAACTTAACGCCAATAAGGTTGAACTGGCAGCTGAAGACGGAAGGGCGGTTATTTATGGTGACGCCGGACAGGAGATAGTGCTTGAGGCGGCCCGGGTTTCTCACGCACGGATGGTGCTTTTGACAATTCCTTCGGTGCGTGGGTCTTCTTCCGTGCTGCAGAAGGTGCATCATCTGGCCCCCCAATGCCCGATTGTGGCTCTGTCCCGCAACCCGGAACATCTTGAAGTTCTCAATGAACTTGGCGCACATCATATCATTATGCCTGAATTTGAGACCGGATTGGAGATGGTCCGCCAGACCCTGTTTAATTTTTGTCTTCCTGCAGTTGAAATTCAAAATGTGATGGATTCCATGCGCCGGGAGAGGTATACCACTGATGTAGAACGGAATTATCCCAAGTCCGCCCAGCTTTTCCGTTTGAGCAAGGCTGCTGAATCTCTCAATTTGAGCTGGGTTGAAGTGAGTGAACATGCCGAAATAATGGGAAGATCCCTTGCCGGCAGTAAAATCCGTACTGTAACCGGGGTTTCCGTGGCCGGGGTGCTGCGGGACGATCATTTTATCCAGAACCCGGACGGATCATTTCAGTTTGAGCAGGGGGATATTGTCGGCGTGCTTGGGGGACGTAAGAATATCGAGCGGTTCAGGAGTCTTGCTTCCGAACCGGGTGATTTAGAGAAAGAGGTTTAA
- a CDS encoding PilZ domain-containing protein — protein MDNAEKLNLIAFTDTPLAYRNFQLHSKVEIKFCADLDGFFQEALSNDFSGMIFEMKKVMNTPTRERDNIFTIAANQPLMRTRIHKNIAIFVDDPDRFLTDCVQKKKALVRQHERVKVNLQAMVSHEDDHVMVNQSTAKITNLSESGCFLTTTADLSDNHFINIKITALSNRLPICGGISWKTDCNAKLQGYGIQFIQIHQDQTQQLYDEFIKPGLRKDTTPEN, from the coding sequence ATGGACAACGCTGAAAAACTGAATCTTATTGCATTCACGGACACTCCGCTCGCCTATCGCAATTTCCAATTGCATTCTAAGGTTGAAATTAAATTCTGCGCCGATTTGGATGGCTTTTTCCAAGAGGCGCTGAGCAATGACTTTTCCGGGATGATTTTTGAGATGAAAAAAGTTATGAATACTCCGACACGTGAACGCGATAATATTTTCACGATTGCAGCCAATCAACCACTCATGCGCACCCGAATTCATAAGAATATCGCAATTTTTGTGGATGACCCGGATCGCTTTCTTACAGATTGCGTTCAGAAGAAGAAGGCTCTGGTCCGCCAACATGAAAGGGTAAAAGTCAACCTGCAGGCAATGGTCAGCCATGAAGACGATCATGTCATGGTGAATCAGTCCACCGCAAAAATTACAAACCTATCCGAATCAGGATGCTTCCTGACAACAACCGCCGATCTTTCGGATAATCATTTTATCAATATTAAAATTACAGCGTTATCAAACAGACTACCCATCTGCGGTGGCATCAGCTGGAAAACAGATTGTAACGCCAAACTCCAAGGGTATGGCATCCAATTCATACAAATCCACCAAGATCAGACACAGCAACTGTACGATGAATTCATCAAACCCGGGCTGCGCAAGGACACAACTCCAGAAAACTAA
- a CDS encoding flavin reductase family protein, protein MAKKNIGVQGFTLPMPQTILGSRYEGRNNFMALAWVSRVNYNPSLMMISVGKRHFSNAAIKASGEFSVNIPSVDMVEVTDFVGLVSGSKLDKSGLFEVETGVLENAPVISKCPVAIECKVFDSMELPNDTLFVGEVVATWCDEEVLTDDAPDIKKVNPFTLTMPDNRYWNVGECVGRAWHDGKKLK, encoded by the coding sequence ATGGCTAAGAAAAATATAGGCGTTCAGGGGTTCACCCTGCCAATGCCACAGACAATTCTGGGTTCAAGGTATGAGGGGCGTAACAATTTCATGGCTCTGGCATGGGTGTCGCGCGTTAATTATAATCCGTCCCTGATGATGATATCTGTGGGTAAACGGCATTTTTCAAATGCTGCGATCAAGGCCAGCGGTGAATTCAGCGTGAATATCCCTTCTGTGGATATGGTTGAAGTTACTGACTTTGTTGGGCTGGTTTCCGGTTCAAAACTTGATAAGTCCGGCCTGTTTGAAGTTGAAACCGGTGTGCTGGAAAATGCTCCTGTGATCAGCAAATGCCCGGTAGCCATTGAGTGCAAGGTTTTTGATTCTATGGAATTGCCCAATGATACGCTTTTTGTCGGTGAAGTTGTCGCCACATGGTGCGATGAGGAAGTCCTTACCGATGACGCACCGGATATCAAGAAGGTAAATCCGTTTACCCTGACCATGCCTGACAACCGCTACTGGAATGTCGGCGAGTGTGTCGGGCGCGCCTGGCATGACGGCAAGAAATTAAAGTAG